In a single window of the Nocardioides massiliensis genome:
- a CDS encoding ATP-dependent Clp protease ATP-binding subunit, with translation MFERFTDRARRVVVLAQEEARMLSHNYIGTEHILLGLIHEGEGVAAKALESLDISLEAVRAQVEEIIGQGQQAPSGHIPFTPRAKKVLELSLREALQLGHNYIGTEHILLGLIREGEGVAAQVLVKLGADLNRVRQQVIQLLSGFQGKETASAGAPQEGTPSSSLVLDQFGRNLTQAAREGKLDPVIGRGQEIERVMQILSRRTKNNPVLIGEPGVGKTTIVEGLAQDIVSGNVPETLRDKQIYTLDLGALVAGSRYRGDFEERLKKVLKEIKTRGDIVLFIDEIHTLVGAGAAEGAIDAASILKPMLARGELQTVGATTLDEYRKYLEKDAALERRFQPIQVQEPSIAHTIEMLKGLRDRYEAHHRVTITDEALVSAATLADRYISDRFLPDKAIDLIDEAGSRLRIKRMTAPPDLKEYDDKIADVRRRKESAIDGQDFELAASLRDEEKQLILRKAEREKQWKAGDMDVVAEVDDELIAEVLAVATGIPIVKLSEEESTRLLKMEDELHKRVIGQEEAVKALSRAIRRTRAGLKDPKRPGGSFIFAGPSGVGKTWLSKTLAEFLFGDEDALIQLDMSEFAEKHTVSRLFGSPPGYVGYEEGGQLTEKVRRKPFSVVLFDEVEKAHPDIFNSLLQILEEGRLTDSQGRVVDFKNTVIIMTTNLGTRDISRGVNLGFNQASDTEGSYERMKAKVSEELKQHFRPEFLNRVDEIVVFPPLSKEQIVAMVDNMVAAVEVRLKDRDMSLELTQKAKDLLAERGFDPVLGARPLRRTVQREIEDVLAEKMLYGEVGPGQIVLVDVEGEGPTATFTFAGEQRGELPDMPPVEAAEN, from the coding sequence ATGTTCGAGCGGTTCACCGACCGAGCAAGGCGAGTGGTGGTCCTGGCCCAAGAAGAGGCCCGGATGCTCAGCCACAACTACATCGGCACGGAGCACATCCTGCTCGGGCTGATCCACGAGGGCGAGGGCGTCGCCGCCAAGGCGCTCGAGAGCCTCGACATCTCCCTGGAGGCCGTGCGCGCCCAGGTCGAGGAGATCATCGGCCAGGGCCAGCAGGCCCCCAGCGGCCACATCCCCTTCACCCCTCGGGCGAAGAAGGTGCTCGAGCTGTCCCTGCGCGAGGCGCTGCAGCTCGGCCACAACTACATCGGCACCGAGCACATCCTGCTCGGCCTGATCCGTGAGGGCGAGGGCGTCGCCGCCCAGGTGCTGGTCAAGCTCGGCGCCGACCTCAACCGGGTCCGCCAGCAGGTCATCCAGCTGCTCTCGGGCTTCCAGGGCAAGGAGACCGCCTCGGCCGGCGCGCCGCAGGAAGGTACGCCGTCCTCGAGCCTGGTCCTCGACCAGTTCGGCCGCAACCTCACGCAGGCCGCCCGCGAGGGCAAGCTCGACCCGGTCATCGGGCGCGGGCAGGAGATCGAGCGCGTCATGCAGATCCTGTCGCGCCGTACGAAGAACAACCCCGTCCTCATCGGTGAGCCCGGTGTCGGCAAGACGACGATCGTCGAGGGTCTCGCGCAGGACATCGTCTCGGGCAACGTCCCCGAGACGCTGCGCGACAAGCAGATCTACACCCTCGACCTCGGCGCGCTGGTCGCGGGCTCCCGCTACCGCGGTGACTTCGAGGAGCGCCTGAAGAAGGTGCTCAAGGAGATCAAGACCCGCGGCGATATCGTGCTGTTCATCGACGAGATCCACACCCTCGTCGGTGCCGGCGCGGCCGAGGGCGCGATCGACGCCGCCAGCATCCTCAAGCCGATGCTGGCCCGCGGTGAGTTGCAGACCGTCGGCGCGACCACCCTCGACGAGTACCGCAAGTACCTCGAGAAGGACGCCGCCCTCGAGCGCCGCTTCCAGCCGATCCAGGTCCAGGAGCCGTCGATCGCGCACACGATCGAGATGCTCAAGGGGCTGCGTGACCGCTACGAGGCTCACCACCGCGTGACGATCACCGACGAGGCGCTGGTCTCGGCCGCCACCCTGGCCGACCGCTACATCTCCGACCGGTTCCTCCCCGACAAGGCGATCGACCTCATCGACGAGGCCGGCTCGCGCCTGCGCATCAAGCGCATGACCGCGCCGCCGGACCTCAAGGAGTACGACGACAAGATCGCCGACGTGCGCCGCCGCAAGGAGAGCGCGATCGACGGTCAGGACTTCGAGCTCGCCGCGTCCCTGCGGGACGAGGAGAAGCAGCTCATCCTGCGCAAGGCCGAGCGCGAGAAGCAGTGGAAGGCCGGCGACATGGACGTCGTGGCCGAGGTCGACGACGAGTTGATCGCCGAGGTCCTCGCGGTCGCCACCGGCATCCCGATCGTGAAGCTCAGCGAGGAGGAGTCCACCCGTCTGCTCAAGATGGAGGACGAGCTCCACAAGCGGGTCATCGGTCAGGAGGAGGCCGTCAAGGCGCTCTCCCGGGCGATCCGGCGTACGCGTGCCGGCCTGAAGGACCCCAAGCGTCCCGGCGGGTCGTTCATCTTCGCCGGCCCCTCGGGCGTCGGCAAGACGTGGCTGTCGAAGACGCTGGCGGAGTTCCTCTTCGGCGACGAGGACGCACTCATCCAGCTCGACATGAGCGAGTTCGCCGAGAAGCACACCGTTTCGCGGCTGTTCGGCTCGCCTCCCGGCTACGTCGGCTACGAGGAGGGCGGCCAGCTCACCGAGAAGGTGCGCCGCAAGCCGTTCTCGGTCGTGCTCTTCGACGAGGTCGAGAAGGCCCACCCCGACATCTTCAACTCGCTGCTGCAGATCCTGGAGGAGGGTCGCCTGACCGACTCCCAGGGCCGGGTGGTCGACTTCAAGAACACCGTCATCATCATGACCACCAACCTCGGCACGCGTGACATCTCGCGCGGCGTCAACCTGGGCTTCAACCAGGCCAGCGACACCGAGGGCAGCTACGAGCGGATGAAGGCGAAGGTCTCGGAGGAGCTCAAGCAGCACTTCCGTCCGGAGTTCCTCAACCGCGTCGACGAGATCGTGGTCTTCCCGCCGCTGTCCAAGGAGCAGATCGTCGCAATGGTCGACAACATGGTCGCCGCCGTCGAGGTGCGCCTGAAGGATCGCGACATGTCCCTGGAGCTGACCCAGAAGGCCAAGGACCTGCTGGCGGAGCGCGGGTTCGACCCCGTGCTCGGCGCGCGGCCCCTGCGCCGCACGGTCCAGCGCGAGATCGAGGACGTCCTCGCCGAGAAGATGCTGTACGGCGAGGTCGGTCCCGGCCAGATCGTGCTGGTCGACGTCGAGGGCGAGGGCCCGACCGCCACGTTCACCTTCGCCGGTGAGCAGCGCGGCGAGCTGCCCGACATGCCCCCGGTCGAGGCCGCCGAGAACTAA